The following nucleotide sequence is from Pedobacter sp. PACM 27299.
CAAAAAAGCAGTGGCTGAAAAACTGGTATTCAGTAAAATTAAAGAGAAAACCGGTGGCCGCTTAAAGTTCATGTTATCCGGCGGTGCTGCATTACCTAAAAATGTGGGTGAGTTTTTCGGAAACCTGGGAATTAAAGTGCTGGAAGGTTTTGGCCTAACAGAGACTTCACCGGTAATGGCGGTAACGGAATACGATAGACAAGTTTACGGAACTGTTGGCCGTGTCATTCCAGGAATTGAAATTGGCATTCAAAATGTAGAAACTAAAGAAATCATCAATATCCAAACGCATGAAACCTTCCAGGAGGATTTTGAATGTGCAGAAGGTGAAATCATTGTCCGAGGACATTGTGTGATGCAAGGCTATTTTAACAAGCCTGCAGAAACCGCAGAAGCCATTGATAAAGAAAATTGGTTCCATACTGGCGACATTGGTCGCTTTTACAAAGGAAATCTTCAGATCACTGACCGTTTAAAAAATATGATCGTCAATGCTTACGGTAAAAATGTATACCCTACTCCGGTAGAAAACATTTACCTGAAAAGCCCTAAGATCGAACAATTGTTTCTTATTGGAGATAAAAGAGAGTATTTAACAGCGATCATTATTCCAAATAAAGAAAGCTTACAGGAAGAGTTCCAATTGACAGAATCCTTTTTCCAACAACCGCAGTTATTTATTGAAGATAAAGAAATCGTGGACTGGATGGCTAAAGACATCAAAAAACTCTCAAATGAGCTGGCCAAGTTTGAGCGCATCAAAAACTTCAAAATCAAAAGAAATCCTTTTAGCATTGAAGATGGAGAGCTGACGCCAACCATGAAAGCGAAAAGAAAAGTAATTGAAAACAAGTACGCTGCTAACATCGACGAGATGTATCAGGAAGAAGTAGAGACAGATTAATCCTCATTTTAGAACAAATGTGATATTAATACCTCCTTTAATCGTTTAAAAACCTCACAAATCACTATTTTTGTGAGGTCACAGAATTCTGTGAATATTATCAGCATAAAATAAACCTTTTCCGGCATGATGCCGGACAGATCACAAATATGAGTACAGGACTATCAGAACAAGAGTTGTTGCGTAGAAATTCGCTAAACCAACTTCGTGAATTAGGGATCGATCCCTACCCTGCTGAAGCATTTGAAATCAATGCCCATGCCGCAGATATTTTAGCTAACTACGAAAGAGATAAGACTGCATATAAGAACATCAGCATTGCAGGCCGTATCATGACCCGCAGAATTATGGGGAGTGCTGCCTTCGTGGAATTGCAAGATTCGACAGGAAGAATACAAGTTTATTTAAAAAGAGACGAATTGTGCCCTGATGAAGACAAAACCTTATACAATACCGTATTCAAGAAGTTATTGGATCTGGGCGACTTTATAGGCGTAAAAGGCTATGTTTTCACTACCCAGACTGGTGAGATCTCTGTACACCTTACTGAATTTAAATTATTATCAAAATCCTTAAAGCCTCTTCCAGTAGTGAAACGCGATGAGGAAGGAAATATTTACGATGGTTTTACGGATCCTGAATTGCGCTACAGACAGCGTTATGTGGATCTTACGGTAAACCCTGGATTCAAACAAATTTTCATCAACCGTTCAAAAGTCATCAATACGATGAGAAACTACTTTGATGAACAAGGCTGGATGGAAGTTGAAACTCCGATTCTTCAGCCAATCCATGGTGGTGCAGCAGCGCGTCCATTTGCGACTCACCACAACACCTTGGATATGCCTTTATACCTACGTATTGCGAATGAGCTTTACCTGAAAAGGTTAATCGTAGCTGGTTTTGACGGCGTTTATGAGTTCGGTAAAATGTTCAGAAATGAAGGTATGGACCGTACGCATAATCCAGAATTCACCTCTATGGAAATCTATGTAGCTTATAAAGATTATATCTGGATGATGGCTATGGTAGAAGACTGTCTGGAAAAAATCACTGTGGCTATTCACGGAAAAGCAGAAATTGAAGTGGGTAAACACAAGATCAATTTCGAAGGTCCTTATGAAAAACTGACTATGTATGAATCTATCCAAAAATATACCGGAATAGATGTATCGGATATGACAGAAGATCAGATCAAAGAAGTTTGTAAAAGCCTGAATATTGAAATAGACGCCTCTATGGGTAGAGGAAAACTAATTGATGAGTTGTTTAGCGAAAAAGTAGAAGCCAACCTGATCCAGCCTACATACATCACGGATTATCCTTTGGAAATGACACCGCTTGCTAAAAAGCACAGAAGCAAAGAAGGTCTGGTAGAAAGATTTGAGCTGTTTGTAAACGGTAAAGAAATTGCCAATGCTTACTCAGAACTCAATGATCCTATTGATCAGAAAGAACGTCTGATCGACCAATTGAAACTGGCTGAAAGAGGTGACGATGAAGCCATGGCTATGGATGATGATTTTATTCGTGCATTGGAATATGGTATGCCTCCAACCTCAGGATTAGGAATCGGTATCGACAGATTGGTGATGTTAATGACGAACCAGTCTACCATTCAAGAAGTTTTATTCTTCCCTCAGATGAGACCAGAGAAAAAAGCGAAAGTAACTACTGATGAAGATTTCGTAAACGCAGGTGTTCCAGCAGAATGGGTACCAGTGATCAGAAAGATGAACATCAATACCATTGAAGAGTTGAAAGCCGCGAACCCAAATAAGGTTTTTAATGACTTAGGTGGAATGCGCAAGAAACTAAAGTTGGAATTAACGATGCCTTCAAAAGAGGCTGTGGAAGCTTGGTTTGCTTAACAAACACATAACATAAACTTAAAGGCTTGCTGCATAATATGTAGCAAGCCTTTTTTAATTTAGGATATATTTAAAACCTAGAAATTATGTACAGTTCAAGCTTAGAAATCACAGACAACGAATACTGCATTAAGCTCAATAAAGAAGACTTTGACTTGACTTTAATCCGTCAGCTGATCACCAGGATCCAATCGGAGCAATTGTTCTTCAGCAAAAAGAAAGACGATATGGAAGATGACATCATCAGCAGAGCCAATCAAGACAGCTATGAGAATTTCGACAGACTAAGTGAAAAATAAAAAGCCACATTTTCGTGTGGCTTTTTACTCATTCCTTTAATATTTTCTATTTGTACCTTACTTGCTGCTGTCTGTCCATCATGCCCATCTGATCTTTCATCTGTTTGATCTGGTCAGCAAGTAATTTATTCTTATCGGCTTTTTTCGCTTCTGCTAAATACATCTGCGCTTCTCTTTTATTTCTCTTTCCCATTGCAATTCCCGCAAGGCTTAACTTAGCCAATGCGATGTTGTGGTCCATGGTCATTCCTAAAGTCAGTGCTTTCTTGAAATACTTCTCAGAAGCCATTGGTGCTTTTCTGGATTCAATTAAACCGATCAGCAAATTGTAATAACCGTGCTGTGCTCTGATTAATTGTTTTTCATAATCAGTGATTCTTCTTAAGAAAACTTCCGATTTCGGCATGTTGTCCTTTCTCAAATACCACTGTGCAAGCAACATATTCTCATTGAAGAAGTAAGTTACCAGGATTAAAAGACTGATGAAAAATGCTAAAATTCCCCATCCCCATAAACCGAAGACCATTAGGGCGATGGCCCCTCCTAACACTGCGAAACCTATAATAAGGCGAACTATATTTGGCATATTCCTTTTAAATTATTTTTTGCAAATATCGTGTTTATATCACAAAAAGCAGATTTAATTTATAATTTCAATAAAGAAAAGGAAGATGCTCCCGATCAACCTATAAAACCAACCCAAATCTATGATGAAAAAGTTAATTACCTTTACGCTATTATTATTTGCTATGACAGCCAGTTCACAAGAAATCAATAAGAAAACAAAAGATGCTGCCGGTAATACGACAGGATTGATCAACATCTGCAGCAGAGCGGGTTTACAAGCCTTGCCAGAGATGCAG
It contains:
- the lysS gene encoding lysine--tRNA ligase — encoded protein: MSTGLSEQELLRRNSLNQLRELGIDPYPAEAFEINAHAADILANYERDKTAYKNISIAGRIMTRRIMGSAAFVELQDSTGRIQVYLKRDELCPDEDKTLYNTVFKKLLDLGDFIGVKGYVFTTQTGEISVHLTEFKLLSKSLKPLPVVKRDEEGNIYDGFTDPELRYRQRYVDLTVNPGFKQIFINRSKVINTMRNYFDEQGWMEVETPILQPIHGGAAARPFATHHNTLDMPLYLRIANELYLKRLIVAGFDGVYEFGKMFRNEGMDRTHNPEFTSMEIYVAYKDYIWMMAMVEDCLEKITVAIHGKAEIEVGKHKINFEGPYEKLTMYESIQKYTGIDVSDMTEDQIKEVCKSLNIEIDASMGRGKLIDELFSEKVEANLIQPTYITDYPLEMTPLAKKHRSKEGLVERFELFVNGKEIANAYSELNDPIDQKERLIDQLKLAERGDDEAMAMDDDFIRALEYGMPPTSGLGIGIDRLVMLMTNQSTIQEVLFFPQMRPEKKAKVTTDEDFVNAGVPAEWVPVIRKMNINTIEELKAANPNKVFNDLGGMRKKLKLELTMPSKEAVEAWFA